A genomic region of Methanosarcina thermophila TM-1 contains the following coding sequences:
- a CDS encoding ABC transporter ATP-binding protein, whose amino-acid sequence MNLLTISSLYVDFPTDDGLVRAVNGVDLSIKMNEVLGLIGESGCGKSVLGLSVMRLLQEDVILKGEILYCGKNLYSIEEDAMRKLRGKEIGVILQNPGSSLNPGLTVGSQIAEPIMLHKKVKGSLAIEMAEKLLGLVKIKEPRKRAKNYPHQFSGGMKERAVIAMGIASEPRFIIADEPTKGLDITVKRKIVRLLRDISEKNTMLIITHDLEVAEKVCNRVAVMYAGELVEIAPAALIFKNPLHPYTRGFFNSLPARGLKPIKGSSPSLIDPPKGCRFHPRCSYCSDRCKTEHPLMLEKNGRTVRCFLYA is encoded by the coding sequence TTGAATTTACTCACAATTTCCAGTTTATACGTGGATTTTCCCACTGACGACGGTCTGGTCAGGGCAGTAAATGGGGTAGACCTTTCCATAAAAATGAATGAAGTTTTAGGACTTATCGGGGAATCAGGCTGTGGCAAAAGCGTACTTGGACTTTCTGTCATGAGGTTACTGCAGGAAGATGTTATTCTCAAAGGGGAGATTCTCTACTGTGGAAAAAACCTGTATTCGATTGAAGAAGACGCCATGAGAAAACTCAGGGGCAAGGAAATTGGCGTGATACTCCAGAACCCTGGAAGTTCTCTTAATCCAGGATTGACAGTCGGCTCTCAGATAGCTGAGCCTATAATGTTGCATAAAAAAGTAAAAGGCAGCCTGGCTATTGAGATGGCAGAGAAGCTTCTGGGGCTCGTAAAGATCAAAGAACCTCGGAAAAGAGCAAAAAATTACCCTCACCAGTTTAGCGGAGGGATGAAAGAGCGGGCAGTAATAGCCATGGGTATTGCCAGTGAACCTCGATTTATCATTGCCGATGAACCAACAAAGGGTCTGGATATAACTGTAAAAAGGAAAATAGTGAGACTTTTAAGAGACATTTCTGAAAAAAATACGATGTTAATCATCACCCATGACCTGGAGGTTGCAGAGAAAGTATGCAATAGGGTTGCTGTGATGTATGCAGGAGAATTAGTGGAGATTGCACCTGCAGCATTAATATTTAAAAACCCGCTGCATCCCTACACAAGGGGCTTTTTTAACTCTCTCCCTGCAAGGGGGCTTAAACCAATAAAAGGCAGCAGCCCTTCTTTAATCGATCCTCCCAAGGGATGCAGATTCCATCCTCGTTGCAGTTATTGCAGTGATAGGTGTAAAACCGAACACCCTCTCATGCTCGAAAAAAATGGCAGGACTGTGAGGTGTTTTCTCTATGCTTGA
- the rrp4 gene encoding exosome complex RNA-binding protein Rrp4 codes for MDKKIVIPGDLLSENSKKAGYGTYVKNDKIYSLFCGIESLKEDKVGVIPLAGAYIPSVNDVVIGVVIAVTPSNWIMDIASPYEGLFHVSEYPRRIEPQEMSEVLDVGDSVILRVKDVDSSMKVELALRDSTLHKLKTGHIVEIEPVKVPRVIGHGGSMISMLKKETNCSIFVGQNGRIWIDGKDDDVELLSRALRKIEAEAQHSGLTDRVYNFIKNEKSKQKESKPAKFFKSEKKEEKLPKEDHSEEIYRKIDVLLDPKN; via the coding sequence ATGGATAAAAAAATAGTGATCCCTGGTGACCTGCTATCCGAAAATTCCAAGAAAGCCGGATACGGGACTTATGTCAAGAACGATAAGATCTATTCTTTGTTTTGCGGTATTGAAAGTCTTAAAGAGGATAAAGTTGGAGTGATCCCTCTTGCGGGAGCCTATATCCCTTCCGTGAATGATGTAGTGATCGGGGTCGTTATTGCGGTTACGCCATCCAACTGGATAATGGATATTGCCTCTCCTTATGAAGGCCTGTTCCATGTATCTGAGTATCCCAGAAGAATAGAACCCCAAGAAATGTCCGAAGTTCTGGATGTAGGCGACTCTGTAATTCTCAGAGTAAAAGATGTAGACAGTTCTATGAAAGTCGAGCTTGCCCTCCGGGATTCAACCCTCCATAAACTTAAAACAGGCCATATTGTCGAAATTGAGCCTGTAAAAGTCCCACGTGTGATCGGACATGGCGGTTCCATGATCTCAATGCTGAAGAAAGAGACAAACTGTAGCATTTTTGTTGGCCAGAACGGTAGAATATGGATCGATGGAAAGGACGACGATGTGGAGCTTTTAAGCAGGGCTCTCAGAAAGATCGAAGCCGAAGCCCAGCATTCCGGATTGACAGATCGGGTCTACAATTTCATAAAAAATGAGAAGAGTAAACAAAAAGAATCTAAGCCCGCTAAGTTTTTTAAAAGCGAAAAGAAAGAGGAAAAGCTGCCTAAAGAAGATCATTCCGAAGAAATTTACAGGAAGATCGATGTGCTGCTGGATCCAAAGAACTGA
- the rrp42 gene encoding exosome complex protein Rrp42, with amino-acid sequence MKTMSEVIATLKKDYIYNLMIKGKRQDGRGFKDFRDIKLETNVIAKAEGSAKVTLGNTQVLVGVKLQTGTPFPDSQDEGVIITNLELNPIASPEFEPGPPREEAIEMARVVDRGIRESGAIDIKKLCITVGESVWIVFIDVHVLNDDGNIIDASCLAAIAALMTTIIPNEQQGIGPNVPLPMKELPVGVTLAKIGSKLMVDPSLDEEAVCETKLTVVSGSDGAVVGMQKMGSAPLTEAEVLEAIDIACEKAAELRELYLKDLVRQE; translated from the coding sequence GTGAAAACTATGAGTGAAGTTATTGCCACACTTAAGAAGGACTACATTTACAACCTTATGATTAAGGGGAAACGCCAGGATGGGCGCGGCTTTAAAGATTTCAGGGATATCAAGCTCGAGACGAATGTTATCGCAAAAGCTGAGGGTTCGGCAAAAGTGACATTGGGAAATACCCAGGTGCTTGTAGGTGTCAAGCTTCAGACAGGAACCCCTTTTCCGGATTCTCAGGACGAAGGCGTGATTATTACCAACCTGGAACTCAATCCTATTGCTTCCCCCGAGTTTGAGCCGGGCCCACCCAGAGAAGAAGCAATCGAGATGGCAAGAGTTGTAGACAGGGGAATCCGGGAATCGGGCGCAATTGATATAAAGAAGCTTTGCATAACCGTTGGAGAATCCGTCTGGATCGTCTTTATAGATGTCCACGTCCTCAATGACGATGGAAATATCATTGATGCATCCTGTCTCGCTGCTATTGCGGCTCTTATGACCACTATTATCCCAAACGAGCAGCAGGGAATCGGGCCAAATGTGCCCCTTCCAATGAAAGAACTTCCTGTGGGCGTGACTCTTGCCAAGATAGGTTCAAAGCTCATGGTGGACCCTTCTCTGGATGAGGAAGCCGTTTGTGAGACAAAACTGACTGTGGTCTCAGGTTCGGATGGAGCCGTTGTAGGCATGCAAAAAATGGGCTCTGCTCCTTTAACCGAGGCTGAGGTGCTGGAAGCAATCGATATAGCGTGCGAAAAGGCAGCCGAACTCAGGGAACTTTACCTGAAGGATCTGGTAAGACAGGAATGA
- a CDS encoding ribosome assembly factor SBDS, with amino-acid sequence MVSLDEAVTARLKRGNKHFEVLVEPEGALAYKRGEDVNLEDILAVETIFEDASRGDRAAESDIVNAFETTDPLKIAAMILKSGELQLTADQRKRMIEEKKRKVIYTISRNAINPQTKAPHPPARIERAMEEAKVHIDPLKSVDQLVNITMKAIRPLIPIRFEEINIAVKIPPEYAPKAYGEISRIGSITKEEWQPDGSWIAVVRIPAGVQTDFYALINHLTKGEAQTKLL; translated from the coding sequence ATGGTGTCCCTGGACGAGGCAGTGACTGCACGGCTCAAGAGAGGCAACAAACACTTCGAGGTCCTGGTCGAGCCCGAAGGGGCTCTGGCCTACAAACGAGGAGAGGACGTAAACCTTGAAGATATCCTGGCGGTTGAAACTATCTTCGAAGACGCAAGCCGAGGGGATCGAGCAGCAGAGTCCGATATTGTCAATGCTTTTGAGACGACCGACCCTTTAAAGATTGCTGCCATGATTCTGAAAAGTGGGGAGCTTCAGCTCACTGCTGATCAGAGAAAACGCATGATCGAAGAAAAAAAGAGAAAAGTTATCTATACCATTTCCAGAAATGCTATAAACCCCCAAACAAAAGCACCGCACCCCCCCGCTCGGATCGAAAGAGCGATGGAAGAAGCAAAGGTGCATATAGACCCCTTAAAAAGCGTGGATCAGCTGGTCAATATTACAATGAAAGCCATTCGCCCGCTTATACCTATACGCTTTGAGGAGATCAATATTGCTGTGAAAATCCCTCCCGAGTATGCTCCCAAAGCATACGGAGAGATTTCCAGAATCGGAAGTATTACAAAAGAAGAATGGCAGCCTGATGGCTCTTGGATTGCAGTTGTAAGAATCCCTGCAGGAGTCCAGACTGATTTTTACGCTCTTATAAATCATCTTACAAAGGGAGAGGCTCAAACTAAACTTTTATAA
- a CDS encoding ABC transporter ATP-binding protein — MLEVKGLKKIFTSGFLPRTRIKAVDDVSFHIEKGETLGIVGESGSGKSTLGQCILRLIEPTAGKIIFNGIELTALDNKALNNIRPCMQMIFQDPDSSLDPKMTIGQSIAEPLKLKGNNREAVKSRVLELIRQVGLSPEHVNRFPYQLSGGQNQRAVIARALALKPVFIVADEPTASLDISVQAQILNLLRHLKEKYALTMLFISHDLELIKHMCDRVAVMYRGKIVETGKIEDIFHSPLHPYTQLLLAEEADSEVNVSEIKKTLRTTCPYYQECLLRSEICLTKTPELKELKNQLVACHHVLEKSTQQPYQDRYAGKTGVTSDQLVA, encoded by the coding sequence ATGCTTGAGGTAAAAGGCCTTAAAAAAATATTTACTTCCGGCTTCCTTCCCAGAACCAGAATCAAAGCAGTGGATGATGTATCCTTTCACATAGAAAAAGGGGAGACTCTTGGCATTGTAGGGGAAAGCGGGAGTGGGAAATCTACTCTGGGACAGTGTATCCTCAGGCTTATAGAACCAACAGCAGGAAAGATTATTTTTAATGGAATAGAATTGACCGCGCTTGATAATAAGGCGTTGAATAACATCCGTCCCTGCATGCAGATGATATTTCAGGACCCTGACTCTTCCCTTGATCCCAAAATGACAATTGGGCAGAGCATAGCTGAACCACTAAAACTTAAGGGTAACAATCGGGAGGCGGTTAAAAGCAGGGTCTTAGAGCTTATCAGGCAGGTTGGGCTGAGTCCCGAACATGTCAACCGCTTTCCCTACCAGCTCAGTGGAGGCCAGAACCAGAGAGCAGTTATCGCAAGAGCGCTTGCTCTTAAACCTGTTTTTATTGTTGCTGATGAGCCAACCGCCTCCCTGGATATCTCGGTACAGGCACAGATATTGAACCTGCTAAGACACCTGAAAGAAAAGTATGCCCTTACTATGCTGTTCATCTCGCACGATCTTGAGTTGATCAAACATATGTGCGACAGGGTAGCTGTGATGTATAGGGGAAAGATTGTGGAAACTGGAAAAATAGAAGACATCTTTCACTCCCCTCTACACCCTTACACACAATTGTTGCTGGCAGAGGAAGCTGATTCTGAGGTTAATGTCAGTGAAATCAAAAAGACTTTGAGAACTACCTGTCCGTATTATCAGGAATGTCTCCTCAGGTCAGAAATCTGCCTCACAAAAACTCCAGAATTGAAAGAGCTGAAAAATCAACTTGTTGCATGTCATCATGTACTTGAAAAAAGTACTCAGCAGCCTTATCAGGACAGGTACGCAGGTAAAACGGGTGTTACCAGTGATCAGCTTGTTGCCTGA
- a CDS encoding ABC transporter substrate-binding protein, translating into MYINKKYRITVPVMLVVMATVLGSLCIDQSSGEKTASANQTNISSQGGILRYADASIPTDTLDPAIKWTGWSMREAGIYETLFSYDENMDLQPELAEKYEQISDTEWKIHIREGVKFHDGTPLDADAVIYSLNRVLDSNNSRKGEYDFIEYITKDSENVVTIKTKYPYAPTIASLTDPVTSIVSPSAKDLSTNPVGTGPFKFKSFSRDVSLVVERNEDYWNGIPRLHGAIIYYVPDEMSRIFKLENNEVDIASDIPQSEVERLSNNIDFTVYDKETLRTYFLYINTKKAPFDDVKVRQALNCALDRQQIVDSALEGVGGTPAKSIFPSVMEWSINDKIDALSRDEQKAKKLLTEAGFSDVDADGWLEYNGEPFELNIKTYTTRPQLKPAAEVIESQFESIGLKTSVSILQSGAIETDMDNGNYDLSLYAWGVAPTGDPDYILSKHFESTGSEAQRTGYSNPQVDEWIEAGRQTMDPAQRKEYYDSVQMQVMEDCPELFVFYQNSIVGANAKVGGFKQFPNEVSFLTKDIYLEE; encoded by the coding sequence ATGTACATCAATAAAAAATATAGGATTACAGTTCCCGTCATGCTGGTAGTCATGGCTACAGTCCTGGGATCGTTGTGTATCGACCAGAGTAGTGGAGAAAAAACGGCATCTGCAAACCAGACCAATATATCGAGCCAGGGAGGAATATTGAGATATGCCGATGCTTCTATCCCTACTGATACTCTTGACCCGGCGATAAAATGGACTGGCTGGTCTATGCGAGAAGCCGGGATATATGAAACCCTCTTCAGTTATGATGAAAATATGGACCTTCAACCCGAACTTGCTGAGAAATATGAACAGATCTCAGATACTGAATGGAAGATCCATATTAGGGAGGGAGTAAAGTTCCATGACGGCACCCCATTGGATGCAGATGCGGTAATATATTCTCTTAACAGGGTGCTGGACTCTAATAATTCAAGAAAAGGGGAATATGACTTTATTGAGTACATAACCAAAGATTCTGAGAATGTCGTCACAATAAAAACAAAATATCCATACGCTCCTACCATAGCAAGCCTCACAGACCCTGTTACATCAATAGTCAGTCCTAGTGCGAAAGATCTCAGTACCAATCCAGTTGGGACAGGTCCTTTTAAATTTAAAAGCTTCAGCAGGGATGTAAGCCTTGTTGTGGAAAGGAACGAAGATTACTGGAACGGTATTCCCAGGCTCCATGGGGCAATCATATATTACGTACCTGATGAAATGTCCAGAATCTTCAAGCTGGAAAATAATGAAGTTGACATCGCTAGCGATATTCCCCAATCCGAAGTGGAGAGGCTGAGCAATAATATTGATTTTACTGTATACGACAAAGAAACGCTAAGAACATATTTCCTGTATATCAACACGAAAAAGGCACCATTTGATGACGTAAAAGTAAGACAGGCTCTGAATTGTGCCCTTGATCGCCAGCAAATTGTGGATTCTGCACTTGAAGGTGTAGGGGGAACCCCTGCAAAGAGTATATTCCCATCTGTAATGGAATGGTCGATTAATGATAAGATAGATGCTCTTTCCCGTGATGAGCAGAAAGCTAAAAAATTATTGACAGAAGCAGGTTTTAGTGATGTTGATGCAGACGGCTGGCTGGAATATAATGGAGAGCCCTTTGAATTAAATATAAAGACTTATACTACCCGCCCACAGCTTAAGCCTGCAGCAGAGGTAATCGAATCTCAGTTTGAATCAATTGGGCTAAAAACCAGTGTCAGTATCCTGCAAAGTGGTGCAATTGAAACCGACATGGATAACGGAAACTATGACCTTTCTCTCTATGCCTGGGGAGTAGCTCCTACTGGAGATCCTGACTACATCCTTTCTAAACATTTTGAGTCTACTGGGAGCGAGGCACAGAGAACTGGCTACTCAAATCCCCAGGTAGATGAATGGATTGAAGCGGGAAGGCAGACCATGGACCCGGCACAAAGAAAGGAATACTATGACAGTGTGCAAATGCAGGTAATGGAAGACTGTCCTGAACTTTTCGTGTTCTACCAGAATTCTATAGTCGGAGCAAATGCAAAGGTTGGCGGATTTAAACAATTTCCAAATGAAGTGTCATTCCTGACCAAAGACATTTACCTGGAGGAATAA
- a CDS encoding class I SAM-dependent methyltransferase — protein MDTKKIIQSYWDYRSESYNNGVIENSEEGRNAWKAMLLKAVEGKKGLKVLDVGTGPGFLALLFAEMGNEVTAVDLSNNMLEKARRNALKRSLKIDFLQGDAENLQLPDAYFDVVVNKYLLWTLPDPRKALMEWRRVLKDGGKIIAIDGEWNQQSLSGRKKEENYMKIFRKQYEPIKKDLPLFSLKPEYLSKIFKDSGFGTVSITRMEDFCKFEKEKDSLFDKHDSSDPIYFIKAEK, from the coding sequence ATGGACACTAAAAAAATTATCCAGAGCTACTGGGATTACCGCAGTGAGAGTTATAACAACGGAGTTATCGAAAATTCTGAAGAAGGACGCAATGCCTGGAAAGCTATGCTTTTAAAAGCTGTAGAGGGAAAAAAAGGCTTGAAAGTCCTTGACGTAGGAACCGGCCCTGGTTTTCTGGCGCTATTATTCGCTGAAATGGGAAATGAAGTAACAGCGGTTGATCTATCAAATAACATGCTGGAGAAGGCGAGAAGAAATGCATTAAAAAGATCACTTAAGATAGACTTCCTCCAGGGGGATGCGGAAAACCTCCAGCTACCTGATGCATATTTCGACGTAGTTGTTAATAAATATCTACTCTGGACTCTTCCAGATCCCAGAAAAGCATTGATGGAATGGAGGAGAGTCCTGAAAGATGGCGGAAAAATAATTGCAATAGATGGAGAGTGGAATCAGCAAAGCCTGTCCGGAAGAAAGAAGGAAGAAAATTACATGAAGATTTTCAGAAAGCAGTATGAGCCCATTAAAAAAGATCTTCCTTTATTCAGTTTAAAGCCTGAGTATTTATCTAAAATCTTTAAGGATTCCGGATTTGGAACTGTCAGTATAACACGGATGGAGGACTTTTGTAAATTTGAAAAGGAGAAAGACAGTTTGTTTGATAAACATGATTCCTCCGATCCGATTTACTTCATCAAAGCAGAAAAATAA
- the rrp41 gene encoding exosome complex exonuclease Rrp41, whose protein sequence is MSDKPEKLITDDGLRLDGRRADEIRPMKIEVGVLSRADGSCYLEWGKNKILVGVFGPREAHPRRSQRADNAVIRYRYNMASFSVEDRARPGPSRRSIEISKVSREAFEPVIMTELFPKTAIDIFVEVLQADAGTRTAAINASSIALADAGIPMKGLITSCAFGKVDGQIVLDLNKEEDNYGEADFPVAMTQDGDITLLQMDGHLTPEEIKKGLELVKKGCKEILEIQRAVLRKKFETPVEEPEEETEEAEIEAVEAEPSLEYAPEAAVVEEIIEEAGEFEEELSQETVEACAVDEEASECEKLEEIIKEAEAEVIEAEAIEEVIETEIEEEAEEEALEAETEFEAAFEASYEEFAESVVTGKLCPEKTVSEKAELEPEIEEFAEEKPEIEEKPEIEEKPEIEEKPEIEEKPEIEEKPEIEEKPEIEAKPEIEEKPEIEEEAGIEKAASEEAFESKPEIEPEAESREKAVEAEEVPVEEECKGPWKVVKDPSESGSRGENYE, encoded by the coding sequence ATGAGTGATAAACCTGAAAAATTAATCACTGACGATGGGCTGCGCCTTGACGGGAGGCGTGCGGATGAAATCAGGCCCATGAAAATTGAGGTCGGAGTACTCTCTAGAGCCGACGGTTCATGTTATCTTGAATGGGGGAAAAATAAAATTCTCGTAGGTGTATTCGGCCCGAGAGAAGCCCACCCCCGCCGTTCACAGCGTGCAGATAATGCAGTTATCCGTTATAGATATAATATGGCTTCTTTTTCTGTGGAAGACCGTGCAAGACCCGGACCAAGCAGACGGAGCATTGAAATCTCAAAAGTTTCCAGGGAAGCTTTTGAACCGGTAATTATGACAGAGCTCTTCCCGAAGACCGCAATTGATATTTTTGTGGAGGTGCTTCAGGCTGATGCGGGAACAAGGACAGCAGCAATCAATGCCTCAAGCATAGCTCTTGCCGATGCAGGCATTCCAATGAAGGGACTGATAACTTCCTGTGCTTTTGGAAAAGTTGACGGGCAGATAGTACTCGACCTTAACAAGGAAGAGGATAATTATGGTGAGGCGGATTTTCCTGTTGCAATGACTCAGGATGGAGATATTACCCTGCTCCAGATGGACGGACATCTCACTCCCGAAGAAATCAAGAAAGGTCTTGAACTTGTAAAGAAGGGCTGCAAAGAAATTCTTGAAATTCAGCGGGCAGTCCTGAGAAAGAAGTTTGAAACTCCTGTCGAGGAGCCTGAAGAAGAGACCGAAGAGGCTGAAATTGAAGCTGTGGAAGCTGAACCTTCTCTTGAATACGCTCCGGAAGCAGCGGTTGTAGAAGAAATTATTGAGGAAGCCGGGGAGTTTGAGGAAGAGCTTTCCCAGGAAACGGTTGAAGCCTGTGCTGTTGATGAAGAAGCTTCCGAGTGCGAAAAACTCGAAGAAATCATTAAAGAGGCTGAGGCTGAAGTAATAGAAGCGGAAGCTATAGAAGAAGTAATTGAAACAGAAATCGAAGAAGAAGCTGAAGAGGAAGCTTTAGAAGCTGAAACTGAGTTTGAAGCTGCTTTTGAGGCTTCTTATGAGGAATTTGCCGAGTCTGTGGTGACTGGAAAACTTTGTCCCGAAAAAACTGTTTCTGAAAAAGCAGAATTAGAGCCTGAAATCGAGGAATTTGCTGAAGAAAAACCCGAGATTGAGGAAAAACCTGAGATTGAGGAAAAACCTGAGATTGAGGAAAAACCTGAGATTGAGGAAAAACCTGAGATTGAGGAAAAACCTGAGATTGAGGAAAAACCTGAGATCGAGGCAAAACCTGAGATTGAGGAAAAACCTGAGATTGAGGAAGAAGCCGGGATTGAAAAGGCTGCTTCAGAAGAAGCTTTTGAATCCAAACCAGAGATCGAGCCTGAAGCTGAATCCAGGGAAAAGGCAGTAGAAGCCGAAGAAGTGCCCGTAGAAGAGGAGTGCAAAGGACCCTGGAAGGTAGTGAAGGATCCCTCTGAATCTGGAAGCAGAGGTGAAAACTATGAGTGA
- the nikB gene encoding nickel ABC transporter permease encodes MIEFITRRFLLLLPVLFLVSVISFSITYISPGDTAENALMNPMGGVDQRAVEEFRAKTGLDNPVHIQYINWMEKVLRGDLGESYMTGENVSEAILRCFKVTLKLAVISMLVSLIIAIPLGILSALRKGTAVDAACRLFALTGVSMPSFWQAYILIIVFALILEILPSSGYGDGSLTYIFLPAITLGTSYAAVTMRLMRASMLDVMQQDYIRAARAKGVPEHIIILKHALKNSLIPVVTVAGLNFGYLLNGSVIVETIFSWPGIGNLIVSSILSKDYPMIQGCVLFIAVIFVLVNFAVDISYAYLNPKIRYESKT; translated from the coding sequence GTGATAGAGTTCATAACTCGAAGGTTTTTACTTCTTCTCCCTGTCCTTTTCTTGGTCTCTGTTATCAGTTTTTCTATAACCTATATCTCACCTGGAGATACGGCAGAGAATGCACTTATGAATCCCATGGGAGGTGTCGATCAGAGAGCCGTAGAAGAATTCAGGGCTAAAACAGGGCTTGATAACCCTGTACATATCCAGTACATTAACTGGATGGAGAAAGTCCTCCGTGGAGACCTTGGAGAATCGTACATGACAGGTGAGAATGTCTCGGAGGCAATTCTCAGATGCTTTAAAGTCACCCTGAAACTTGCTGTAATCAGTATGCTGGTCTCCCTTATCATTGCAATCCCCTTAGGCATTCTCTCAGCCCTGAGAAAAGGAACAGCTGTGGATGCTGCCTGCAGGTTATTTGCCCTTACAGGAGTCTCAATGCCCAGCTTCTGGCAAGCTTATATCCTGATCATAGTCTTCGCGCTTATCCTGGAGATTTTGCCTTCATCAGGATATGGAGATGGAAGCCTGACTTACATTTTTTTGCCTGCCATCACCCTTGGAACGAGTTATGCAGCTGTAACCATGAGACTGATGAGAGCAAGTATGCTGGACGTGATGCAGCAAGATTACATCCGGGCAGCCAGAGCCAAAGGAGTTCCTGAACATATAATAATTCTTAAGCATGCTTTAAAGAACTCACTCATCCCTGTTGTAACGGTTGCAGGGCTGAATTTCGGGTATCTTCTGAACGGCTCTGTCATAGTTGAGACAATATTTTCCTGGCCAGGGATAGGCAACCTCATCGTTTCATCCATACTCAGCAAGGATTACCCCATGATACAGGGCTGTGTGCTTTTCATTGCTGTGATATTTGTCCTGGTTAATTTTGCAGTGGATATATCCTATGCTTACCTTAACCCAAAGATCAGATATGAAAGCAAGACTTAA
- a CDS encoding DNA-directed RNA polymerase subunit P encodes MGYKCTRCKQKVEIDYEYTGIRCPYCGHRILVKERPTTIKRIKAE; translated from the coding sequence ATGGGATACAAATGCACTCGATGTAAGCAGAAAGTGGAAATCGACTACGAGTACACAGGTATAAGATGTCCCTACTGCGGGCACAGAATCCTGGTAAAAGAGCGTCCTACAACCATCAAGCGCATTAAGGCCGAATAA
- a CDS encoding class I SAM-dependent methyltransferase, giving the protein MEIKEMIRDYWDYRSEVYSTGIVEYSEEERTAWKNMLSSALNRREQLEILDVGTGPGQLALMFAEMGHHVTAVDLSTNMLDKARKNALKRSLDINFIQGDAEDLPFPDMQFDVVSSKFLLWTLPNPQKALSEWGRVLKKDGMVIAIDGDWFNSGIFLRSIRTVSDCIRSIKERKHQNPYKQHYNLIKNDLPLYSLKPDRVFRFLNDAGFEKINIERMDSLCRSARKKGSLLDKLDYAHPIYCIKAVKR; this is encoded by the coding sequence ATGGAAATTAAAGAAATGATTAGAGATTACTGGGATTACCGCAGTGAGGTTTATAGCACTGGCATTGTAGAATACTCAGAAGAAGAGCGCACTGCTTGGAAAAACATGCTTTCATCAGCATTAAACCGAAGAGAACAGCTCGAAATTCTCGATGTCGGTACAGGTCCAGGTCAACTTGCTTTGATGTTTGCAGAGATGGGACATCATGTGACTGCAGTTGACCTTTCAACCAATATGCTGGATAAAGCTAGAAAAAATGCCTTGAAGAGATCTCTGGACATAAATTTCATTCAGGGAGATGCAGAGGATCTGCCGTTTCCGGACATGCAATTTGACGTAGTATCCAGCAAATTTCTCCTGTGGACGCTTCCTAACCCGCAAAAAGCTCTGTCCGAGTGGGGGCGGGTATTGAAGAAAGACGGAATGGTCATTGCTATCGACGGCGACTGGTTCAACTCAGGGATATTCCTGAGATCGATACGTACGGTATCGGATTGCATACGTTCCATAAAGGAAAGAAAACACCAAAATCCCTATAAGCAACACTATAACCTGATTAAAAACGACCTGCCTCTTTATAGCTTGAAACCTGACCGGGTATTCAGGTTCTTAAACGATGCAGGTTTTGAGAAGATTAATATTGAGCGTATGGATTCCCTCTGCCGTTCAGCCAGGAAAAAAGGGAGCCTTCTGGATAAGCTCGACTATGCTCATCCTATTTATTGTATAAAGGCTGTTAAAAGATAG
- a CDS encoding 50S ribosomal protein L37ae, whose protein sequence is MAKKFTKKGRISRSAGRFGPRYGRKDRKLVADLEERMRAPHVCVKCARPTVKRIGTGIWKCSKCGHTFAGGTYIPYTSVGQTLLRTMKNVAEAK, encoded by the coding sequence ATGGCAAAAAAGTTTACTAAGAAAGGAAGAATTTCCAGATCAGCAGGCAGATTTGGTCCCAGATACGGAAGAAAGGATAGGAAGCTTGTTGCAGACCTGGAAGAACGCATGCGAGCTCCGCATGTATGTGTAAAATGCGCCCGCCCGACCGTTAAAAGAATCGGAACCGGTATCTGGAAGTGCAGCAAGTGCGGGCACACCTTCGCTGGGGGGACCTATATTCCATATACCAGTGTAGGTCAGACTCTTCTGCGCACCATGAAGAATGTTGCTGAGGCAAAGTGA